GAACGACGGCGGCCGCGACGCGCAAGGCTACGACCTGTACGTGTCGACCGACGGCGCCCAGAACTTCTCACTGCTCACCAGCTACGACAACGGTCTGGGCGAGGAGCAAGGTGTAGTGGCGACCCCTGTTTCGCACCGCGTCGAGTTCATCGAGGACACGCTCCCGTCGCTGGCTAGCGGCGTGACGCACCTGCGGCTGGACTTTGCCGATGTCGAGAACGGCTACACCGGCTACACCGAACTCGACGTGTTCGGCTCACTGCTGTTTGTTCCCGGCGACGCCGACGGCGACGCCGACGTCGACCTCGATGACTTCTTCGTGATCAGCGACAACTTCTTCACGACGCCCTCGGCCATCGGCGCCGATGGGGATGTGGTGGCTGACAACTTCGTGGATGAGAAGGACTTCCGGCTCTGGAAGAGTGTGGCGTCACCAGCGGTGCTGGCGGAGTTCGCCGCCCTGAGCGCCCCGGAGCCCACGGCCCTGGCGCTCGCCTGTATCTCGATCGCAGTATTGGGCCGCCGTCGCTGCAGGTAGTGGCGCGCTGCGTCTGGAAGCGACAACCTCCTCCTCCGAAGCCACAGAACTCATTTCCGAGAACGAAGATGCGCACTCCTAAACTACTGCTGCTCCAGCTGGCGTTGGCGGCGTTCGCCCTGCCCGCCGCCGAATCACGCGGCCAAGGGCCGGGCACGCCGAGCTACTGGCTGCCGGCCGACGGCGTCTACAACGATGCCAACGAGAACGCCTGGAGCGTCGGGTTCGTGCCCGACGTCGGTTTTGACGAGGCCGCGGTCATCACCACAAACGACAACGCCCAAACCCCTGTCGCGCGGATCAACTCCAACCTCAACACCCAGCCCGCCGCGGTCTACCTGGGAGAGCTGGCGGGCGAGAGCGGCACGCTCCGCATTGAGAACGGCGGCAGCCTCAGCATCGGATTCATCGACGGCAATTCCGCCCTCGGCGGCGTGAATGTGGGCCTTGGGGGCGTCGGCTATTTGGACGTGGCGCCGGGCGCAAGCCTAGAAGGCGGCTACCTGACGATGGGCGGCGAGGGCGGCAGCGTCGCGACGTTTGGCGGCGCGGGGGCCGGTGTGACGTCCGTCATGCTGACGGTCAGCGGCGGGAACGACGCCGGCGAGTTCGGCACCACCGTCGGCGCCGGCAACACGCTGCGGGTCGTGGGCCCCAATGTCGACTACCGCACCCTCTCGTTCACCATGGCGGGCGGCGGCACGCTGGCGGCCGGGATCACCGGCGGCACGCACTCGGCGGTCAAGTCGATCAACGCGGTAGGCGTGGCCGGGACACTGCTGCTCGAGTTCGACGGGGTTACGCCGTCGGTTGGCGATAGCTGGACGCTGTTCGACGCGCCCGGCGTGAACGGCCGATTTGAATCGATCGAGGTGACGGGTGCCCCGGCGCTGCCGCTGGGACAGACGTTCGTGTTTGAAGCGGAGGCCAACGGCGCCAGCACCCACGGCGTGTACGGCCGGGTGTCGCTGGAGCAGCAGCTCGTGCTCAAGGTCAACCGCGACACGGGCTCTGTGGCGATTCAGAACGGCCCCACCGGAGTCGACTTCGATGGCTACTCGATCAGTTCCGAGCTTGGAGCGTTCAACTCTGCGCTGTGGAACAGCCTTGACAACCAGGGCGTCAGCGACTGGCGGGAGTCGCCAACCGACGGATCGGGCTCGCGCCTGAGCGAGCTGAAACCGACCGGGTCGACCGGCGTCGCGGCTGGACCTGGCATTGAGCTGGGGCAGGTGTTTCAGTACCCCACGCCAATCGAGTTTGGCACGGAGCTTGAAGATGTCGCCTTTGAGTACTACACCCCCGACGGCGACGTCGTGCAGGCGAGCGTGATCTACGAGGGGCAGAAGTTCCACAACAACCTCGTCCTGGTA
This genomic interval from Posidoniimonas corsicana contains the following:
- a CDS encoding discoidin domain-containing protein, with protein sequence MCRSIALLTLAAALAFHGVCRAVVVATLETDVAPVGTAGDPYTPTFTAGGPSSTDLLEGLLPSSSTGTLTHENSLGAPALTNGTVETAYGSGNASSAHAAYATGGPAESVTYALGGIYDIDSIVVYGGWNDGGRDAQGYDLYVSTDGAQNFSLLTSYDNGLGEEQGVVATPVSHRVEFIEDTLPSLASGVTHLRLDFADVENGYTGYTELDVFGSLLFVPGDADGDADVDLDDFFVISDNFFTTPSAIGADGDVVADNFVDEKDFRLWKSVASPAVLAEFAALSAPEPTALALACISIAVLGRRRCR
- a CDS encoding dockerin type I repeat-containing protein, translated to MRTPKLLLLQLALAAFALPAAESRGQGPGTPSYWLPADGVYNDANENAWSVGFVPDVGFDEAAVITTNDNAQTPVARINSNLNTQPAAVYLGELAGESGTLRIENGGSLSIGFIDGNSALGGVNVGLGGVGYLDVAPGASLEGGYLTMGGEGGSVATFGGAGAGVTSVMLTVSGGNDAGEFGTTVGAGNTLRVVGPNVDYRTLSFTMAGGGTLAAGITGGTHSAVKSINAVGVAGTLLLEFDGVTPSVGDSWTLFDAPGVNGRFESIEVTGAPALPLGQTFVFEAEANGASTHGVYGRVSLEQQLVLKVNRDTGSVAIQNGPTGVDFDGYSISSELGAFNSALWNSLDNQGVSDWRESPTDGSGSRLSELKPTGSTGVAAGPGIELGQVFQYPTPIEFGTELEDVAFEYYTPDGDVVQASVIYEGQKFHNNLVLVVDPADGRAQLVNDSPFAVSIDGYWVGSESGSLNPGNADWSSLDDQNIGGGAWTEANPTGNSLVELQAEGATLLAAGATYNLGTLFDTAGVQDLVLQYLFPEDEEFTRFGAVDYRAVSDLLTGDYNGDGVVNAADYTVWRDSLGQDVAPGSGADGNGDGAVNQADYNVWRSNYGSSIGGGLSPAASPAPEPGAAALLIGCCVAGASRRRRASC